The following coding sequences lie in one Chloroflexota bacterium genomic window:
- a CDS encoding restriction endonuclease, SacI family → MATPDQILEKAYDRAAKQLSRPFVKKVRQAKIESVVRTKSNRAGTRLLLCSALAKIHNPALDIRKPYTEIGDDDAYSGRSYDESFVTGFINAHHLPVNQTTAFLTPAFRNRDAVLAPGVNLVGRPASMYVAILELLDDVHRKRISASDLLTETIRILITMKEEDEHALRVLLQQQRANEQVVLSAEQIVVLIEQHLRLPNTSRLPVLAVAAAYDTVSPMLGEHARSLQAHNAADRQSGALGDLDLTLIGEDDVVASYEMKTRRVSRDDIDAALHKIASAPKRIDHYVFITTERIDISVQEYASTVYALTGGTEMVVLDCIGFVRHFLHLFHRFRSPFLDRYQYLVMNEPASAVSQELKQAFLALRNAMTSAAG, encoded by the coding sequence ATGGCCACGCCGGACCAAATCCTTGAAAAAGCCTACGACCGAGCAGCAAAGCAGTTATCTCGACCATTTGTAAAGAAGGTAAGGCAGGCGAAAATCGAAAGCGTGGTACGCACCAAGAGCAACCGCGCCGGGACGCGCTTGCTATTGTGCAGTGCGTTGGCGAAGATTCATAATCCGGCTCTGGACATCCGTAAACCCTATACGGAAATCGGCGACGACGATGCGTATTCGGGTCGGAGCTATGACGAAAGTTTTGTAACTGGTTTCATCAATGCTCATCATTTGCCCGTGAACCAGACGACGGCTTTTCTGACGCCGGCCTTTAGGAACCGCGATGCCGTGCTCGCACCCGGCGTGAACCTGGTGGGACGACCGGCGTCGATGTATGTAGCCATTCTCGAATTGCTTGATGATGTTCACCGTAAGCGGATTTCTGCATCGGATTTGCTAACTGAAACGATTCGCATTCTCATCACCATGAAAGAAGAAGACGAGCATGCTCTGCGTGTGTTGCTTCAACAGCAACGAGCCAATGAGCAAGTTGTGCTGTCGGCAGAGCAAATCGTCGTGCTGATCGAACAGCATCTTCGCTTGCCCAATACAAGTCGGCTGCCAGTCCTCGCGGTGGCAGCCGCCTACGATACTGTTTCACCCATGCTGGGCGAACACGCGCGGTCTCTACAAGCGCACAACGCCGCCGACCGACAATCGGGGGCGCTGGGCGACCTTGATCTGACCTTGATTGGCGAGGATGATGTGGTGGCCAGTTATGAGATGAAAACCCGACGCGTATCACGTGATGACATTGACGCGGCGTTACACAAAATAGCATCCGCACCGAAGCGCATCGACCATTATGTTTTCATAACCACGGAGCGAATCGATATTTCAGTGCAGGAATACGCGTCCACGGTCTACGCGTTGACCGGTGGAACTGAGATGGTCGTTCTCGATTGCATTGGTTTCGTAAGACACTTCCTGCATTTGTTCCACCGCTTTCGATCTCCATTCCTGGACCGCTATCAATATCTGGTGATGAATGAGCCGGCGAGCGCCGTGTCGCAGGAATTGAAGCAGGCATTCCTGGCGCTGCGCAATGCGATGACGAGCGCGGCTGGATAA
- a CDS encoding DNA adenine methylase: MGKLIAFGWYGGKYSHLEWLLPLLPEAHHYCEPFGGSAAVLLNRQPAPVETYNDIDGEVVNFFRVLRDNSDSLIRAIGLTPFSRKELTIACERRQDLADLERARRFFVRARQVRTGLAQTASPGRWAHCTMTSRAGMAGAVSRWLGSVEGLSELVQRLVRVQIESAPAIEVIERYDSPETLFYCDPPYPHSTRGDSKAYAYEMTDDEHRALARTLHQCKGKVALSSYHCDLMNELYADWNHVEAPERLVHSVKQPRTEVLWINYELHEKGKMVWPRRTKSLKKPTTEQQSSYLDHL; the protein is encoded by the coding sequence TTGGGAAAGCTAATTGCGTTTGGGTGGTACGGGGGAAAATACTCACACCTCGAATGGCTGCTACCACTACTCCCAGAGGCGCATCACTATTGCGAGCCGTTCGGCGGCTCTGCGGCGGTTCTGCTGAACCGACAGCCCGCGCCGGTAGAGACGTACAACGATATCGACGGCGAAGTCGTGAACTTCTTTAGAGTTCTGCGTGACAATAGCGATTCCTTGATACGCGCGATCGGTTTGACGCCTTTCTCACGCAAAGAATTGACCATTGCATGTGAACGTCGGCAGGACCTCGCTGATCTGGAACGGGCGCGCCGGTTCTTTGTTCGCGCGCGCCAGGTCAGGACGGGGTTGGCACAAACCGCTTCACCGGGTCGGTGGGCGCATTGCACTATGACGAGCCGCGCGGGCATGGCTGGCGCGGTGTCGCGTTGGCTGGGATCGGTGGAGGGTCTCTCTGAGCTTGTGCAACGATTGGTCCGAGTTCAAATTGAAAGTGCTCCAGCCATTGAGGTGATTGAAAGGTATGACTCGCCGGAGACGCTATTTTATTGCGATCCGCCCTACCCGCATTCTACACGCGGTGATAGCAAAGCCTACGCGTATGAGATGACGGATGACGAGCACCGCGCACTGGCGCGCACACTTCATCAGTGCAAGGGGAAAGTCGCTTTGTCATCGTATCACTGCGACCTCATGAATGAATTGTATGCTGATTGGAACCATGTTGAGGCGCCGGAACGTCTGGTGCACTCGGTCAAGCAACCGCGCACCGAGGTGCTGTGGATAAACTACGAACTTCACGAAAAAGGGAAGATGGTATGGCCACGCCGGACCAAATCCTTGAAAAAGCCTACGACCGAGCAGCAAAGCAGTTATCTCGACCATTTGTAA
- a CDS encoding thiamine pyrophosphate-dependent dehydrogenase E1 component subunit alpha yields MSLNKHQELGLNDEDMAEMWYKMRLTRAVEERIGQLNRQGHVLITGTGRGHEAAQIGSVYALSPADWIALAYREQAVAIGRGMPLRDIFAFAMHRDTDPNSRGRQLPGHYSSPALHILSASSPVGTQFLHGVGSAWASYYEDRREATITYVGDGATSTGDAHAALNIAAVHKLPVIFFCQNNGWAISVPNRLQFAAESLAARAAAYGMAGEVVDGADLLAVYAATKRALARAYDGGGPTFIEARIRRLGSHTSEDDQRRYRSAEDIAADLAYDPLPKAEAYMREAGLLDDSLNQQITDRITAEIDDAQQYAMASPTPKPEDVLTHIYSHE; encoded by the coding sequence ATGAGTCTGAACAAACATCAGGAACTCGGCCTCAACGACGAGGACATGGCGGAGATGTGGTACAAGATGCGGCTGACGCGCGCCGTGGAGGAGCGGATCGGGCAACTGAACCGCCAGGGCCACGTGCTGATCACCGGCACCGGCCGGGGGCATGAGGCCGCGCAGATCGGCAGCGTGTACGCGCTGTCGCCCGCCGACTGGATTGCGCTGGCATACCGCGAGCAGGCCGTCGCCATCGGTCGCGGCATGCCGCTGCGCGACATCTTTGCGTTCGCCATGCACCGCGACACCGATCCGAACTCGCGCGGGCGCCAGTTGCCTGGGCATTACAGCAGCCCGGCGCTGCATATCCTGAGCGCGTCGAGCCCGGTCGGCACCCAGTTCCTACACGGGGTCGGCAGCGCCTGGGCCAGCTATTATGAAGACCGGCGCGAGGCGACCATCACCTACGTTGGCGACGGCGCGACCTCCACCGGCGATGCGCATGCCGCGCTGAATATCGCCGCCGTTCACAAGCTGCCGGTTATCTTCTTCTGCCAGAACAACGGCTGGGCGATCTCGGTGCCCAACCGTCTGCAATTTGCGGCCGAGAGCCTGGCGGCGCGCGCTGCGGCATACGGCATGGCTGGCGAGGTCGTGGACGGCGCCGACCTGCTGGCGGTCTACGCGGCGACGAAACGGGCGCTGGCGCGCGCTTACGATGGCGGCGGCCCCACGTTCATCGAGGCGCGCATCCGGCGGCTGGGCTCGCATACGTCCGAGGACGATCAGCGCCGCTACCGGAGCGCCGAGGACATCGCGGCCGATCTGGCCTACGATCCGCTGCCCAAAGCGGAGGCGTACATGCGCGAGGCCGGGCTGCTGGACGATAGCTTGAACCAACAGATCACCGACCGGATCACGGCCGAGATCGACGACGCTCAACAATATGCCATGGCGTCGCCGACGCCGAAGCCGGAAGACGTCCTGACGCACATATACTCGCATGAATAA
- a CDS encoding potassium channel protein, whose amino-acid sequence MRMPLSEQLKRIAVLVLLLFTASVTGYIVIEGFSLVDAVYMTVLAVSTVGFGEVHPLSPVGRVFTIGVIVAGVGTAAYLFSLFTEYVIAGELAGTLRQGRMMRAISQLRNHYIVCGFGRVGEQVASEMAALHMPLVVVEREPAAIERLERRGLPYVRGNAAEDETLMAAGIEHAVGLITVLNADSDNVFVALSARALNKDLQIVARATTEAAERKLRQAGADRVVSPYVMAGNHIVSLLVHPNVVEFLHTTMRTPQYELWLEEITIAPDSPLVGKTLHEMALRETTGANVLVILRGAEHQTVDWSPELALAAGDVLIVMGRQEQLQALARLARDTRGTRPSRLRELVTQVE is encoded by the coding sequence ATGCGCATGCCTCTGTCCGAGCAGCTCAAGCGGATCGCCGTGCTTGTCCTGCTGCTGTTCACGGCGAGCGTCACTGGCTACATTGTGATCGAGGGCTTCTCGCTGGTCGACGCGGTATACATGACTGTGCTGGCCGTGTCCACGGTCGGTTTTGGCGAGGTGCACCCGCTTTCGCCGGTCGGCCGCGTGTTCACCATTGGGGTGATCGTCGCCGGCGTCGGCACGGCGGCGTACCTGTTCAGCCTGTTCACCGAGTATGTCATCGCCGGCGAATTGGCCGGTACCTTGCGCCAGGGGCGCATGATGCGCGCGATCAGCCAATTGCGAAATCACTATATCGTGTGCGGCTTCGGCCGCGTGGGCGAGCAGGTCGCCAGCGAAATGGCCGCGCTCCACATGCCGCTCGTCGTCGTCGAGCGCGAGCCGGCGGCCATCGAGCGGCTGGAGCGGCGCGGCCTGCCGTATGTGCGCGGCAACGCCGCCGAGGATGAGACGCTGATGGCCGCCGGCATCGAACACGCCGTCGGGCTGATCACCGTGCTCAACGCCGATAGCGACAACGTCTTCGTCGCCCTCAGCGCGCGCGCCCTCAACAAGGATCTCCAGATCGTGGCGCGCGCCACCACCGAAGCGGCCGAGCGCAAGCTGCGCCAGGCCGGCGCCGACCGGGTCGTCTCGCCATACGTCATGGCGGGCAATCATATCGTCAGTCTGCTGGTGCATCCTAACGTCGTCGAGTTCCTGCACACGACGATGCGCACCCCGCAGTACGAGTTGTGGCTGGAAGAGATCACGATTGCGCCGGATTCGCCGCTGGTCGGCAAGACGCTGCACGAGATGGCCTTGCGCGAGACGACCGGCGCCAACGTGCTGGTCATCCTGCGCGGCGCAGAGCATCAGACCGTGGACTGGTCGCCCGAGTTGGCGTTGGCGGCGGGCGATGTGCTGATTGTCATGGGCCGGCAGGAGCAATTGCAGGCGCTGGCGCGCCTGGCGCGCGATACGCGCGGCACGCGCCCCTCACGCCTGCGCGAATTGGTCACCCAAGTGGAGTAA